A region of Arabidopsis thaliana chromosome 5, partial sequence DNA encodes the following proteins:
- a CDS encoding uncharacterized protein (unknown protein; Has 3 Blast hits to 3 proteins in 1 species: Archae - 0; Bacteria - 0; Metazoa - 0; Fungi - 0; Plants - 3; Viruses - 0; Other Eukaryotes - 0 (source: NCBI BLink).): MSERPSRHQRRPSQSVFPISLDDLSDISLAANPPSTVPTNPPRHQIPPPSPAAPPANRSNNDDNVSKDHHGNASSN, encoded by the coding sequence ATGTCGGAGAGACCAAGCCGTCACCAGAGAAGACCTTCTCAGAGCGTTTTTCCGATCTCCCTTGACGATCTCTCCGATATCTCTCTCGCAGCAAATCCTCCTTCCACCGTTCCTACTAACCCGCCACGTCACCAGATCCCTCCGCCGTCTCCTGCAGCTCCTCCGGCTAACCGTAGCAACAATGACGACAATGTTAGCAAAGATCACCATGGGAACGCCTCTTCTAATTAA
- the HTA12 gene encoding histone H2A 12 (histone H2A 12 (HTA12); FUNCTIONS IN: DNA binding; INVOLVED IN: nucleosome assembly; LOCATED IN: nucleus, nucleosome; EXPRESSED IN: 22 plant structures; EXPRESSED DURING: 13 growth stages; CONTAINS InterPro DOMAIN/s: Histone H2A (InterPro:IPR002119), Histone-fold (InterPro:IPR009072), Histone core (InterPro:IPR007125); BEST Arabidopsis thaliana protein match is: histone H2A 6 (TAIR:AT5G59870.1).), which yields MDSGTKVKKGAAGRRSGGGPKKKPVSRSVKSGLQFPVGRIGRYLKKGRYSKRVGTGAPVYLAAVLEYLAAENSCGFCSVASLTIYRCRMSSSDFRVLELAGNAARDNKKNRIIPRHVLLAVRNDEELGTLLKGVTIAHGGVLPNINPILLPKKSEKAASTTKTPKSPSKATKSPKKS from the exons ATGGATTCCGGAACCAAAGTGAAGAAAGGAGCCGctggaagaagaagtggtGGAGGTCCTAAGAAGAAACCGGTTTCCCGTTCGGTTAAATCCGGTCTACAGTTTCCTGTCGGTAGGATCGGTCGGTATCTTAAGAAAGGTCGTTATTCGAAGCGTGTCGGAACCGGAGCTCCGGTCTATCTCGCCGCCGTCCTCGAGTATCTTGCTGCTGAG AATTCTTGTGGGTTTTGTTCTGTTGCTTCGTTGACCATCTATAGGTGTAGAAtgtcttcttctgattttagG GTTCTCGAGCTTGCTGGTAACGCTGCAAGAGATAACAAAAAGAACCGTATTATACCACGCCATGTTCTATTAGCGGTGAGGAACGACGAGGAGCTAGGGACACTACTCAAAGGCGTAACCATTGCACACGGCGGTGTTTTACCAAACATAAACCCAATACTCCTCCCAAAGAAGTCTGAGAAAGCAGCTTCAACTACAAAAACACCCAAATCACCATCAAAGGCAACCAAATCCCCTAAGAAATCTTAG
- the HTA12 gene encoding histone H2A 12 (histone H2A 12 (HTA12); FUNCTIONS IN: DNA binding; INVOLVED IN: nucleosome assembly; LOCATED IN: nucleus, nucleosome; EXPRESSED IN: 22 plant structures; EXPRESSED DURING: 13 growth stages; CONTAINS InterPro DOMAIN/s: Histone H2A (InterPro:IPR002119), Histone-fold (InterPro:IPR009072), Histone core (InterPro:IPR007125); BEST Arabidopsis thaliana protein match is: histone H2A 6 (TAIR:AT5G59870.1); Has 3926 Blast hits to 3921 proteins in 369 species: Archae - 0; Bacteria - 0; Metazoa - 2576; Fungi - 297; Plants - 619; Viruses - 2; Other Eukaryotes - 432 (source: NCBI BLink).): MDSGTKVKKGAAGRRSGGGPKKKPVSRSVKSGLQFPVGRIGRYLKKGRYSKRVGTGAPVYLAAVLEYLAAEVLELAGNAARDNKKNRIIPRHVLLAVRNDEELGTLLKGVTIAHGGVLPNINPILLPKKSEKAASTTKTPKSPSKATKSPKKS, translated from the exons ATGGATTCCGGAACCAAAGTGAAGAAAGGAGCCGctggaagaagaagtggtGGAGGTCCTAAGAAGAAACCGGTTTCCCGTTCGGTTAAATCCGGTCTACAGTTTCCTGTCGGTAGGATCGGTCGGTATCTTAAGAAAGGTCGTTATTCGAAGCGTGTCGGAACCGGAGCTCCGGTCTATCTCGCCGCCGTCCTCGAGTATCTTGCTGCTGAG GTTCTCGAGCTTGCTGGTAACGCTGCAAGAGATAACAAAAAGAACCGTATTATACCACGCCATGTTCTATTAGCGGTGAGGAACGACGAGGAGCTAGGGACACTACTCAAAGGCGTAACCATTGCACACGGCGGTGTTTTACCAAACATAAACCCAATACTCCTCCCAAAGAAGTCTGAGAAAGCAGCTTCAACTACAAAAACACCCAAATCACCATCAAAGGCAACCAAATCCCCTAAGAAATCTTAG
- a CDS encoding Histone superfamily protein (Histone superfamily protein; FUNCTIONS IN: DNA binding; INVOLVED IN: nucleosome assembly; LOCATED IN: nucleolus; EXPRESSED IN: 8 plant structures; EXPRESSED DURING: L mature pollen stage, M germinated pollen stage, 4 anthesis, petal differentiation and expansion stage; CONTAINS InterPro DOMAIN/s: Histone H2B (InterPro:IPR000558), Histone-fold (InterPro:IPR009072), Histone core (InterPro:IPR007125); BEST Arabidopsis thaliana protein match is: Histone superfamily protein (TAIR:AT2G37470.1); Has 3216 Blast hits to 3216 proteins in 325 species: Archae - 0; Bacteria - 0; Metazoa - 2228; Fungi - 200; Plants - 462; Viruses - 0; Other Eukaryotes - 326 (source: NCBI BLink).), with amino-acid sequence MAPKAEKKPAEKAPAPKAEKKIAKEGGTSEIVKKKKKTKKSTETYKIYIFKVLKQVHPDIGISGKAMGIMNSFINDIFEKLAQESSRLARYNKKPTITSREIQTAVRLVLPGELAKHAVSEGTKAVTKFTSS; translated from the coding sequence ATGGCGCCGAAGGCAGAGAAGAAACCGGCGGAGAAAGCACCAGCACCAAaggcggagaagaagatcgCGAAAGAAGGAGGAACGAGCGAGAttgtcaagaagaagaagaagacgaagaagagcaCAGAGACGTACAAGATCTACATTTTCAAGGTATTGAAACAGGTTCATCCAGATATTGGAATCTCTGGTAAAGCGATGGGAATCATGAACAGTTTCATCAACGACATTTTCGAGAAACTCGCTCAGGAATCGTCTCGTCTCGCTCGTTACAATAAGAAACCGACGATCACGTCTCGTGAAATCCAAACCGCCGTGAGACTTGTTCTGCCTGGTGAATTGGCTAAGCATGCCGTCTCTGAAGGAACCAAAGCTGTCACCAAATTCACAAGCTCTTAA